AGGTTTTAGTTAAATATGCAATGCCTGGAGTCGGCATAGGTCCTAAAAGTCCAATATCAATACCGGCTGCAGAGAAGCCTGCTTCTAATGCAGACTCTAGCATGTAACCTGAAATGCGGGTGTCTTTACCTATTAATACTTTTTTAGTGCCTTGTGCCGCTAATACGCGACCAGCTGCATAACCTAATTTCATGACAAACTCAGGTGTAATTGGATATTGGCCTACTAAACCTCTGATTCCGTCGGTGCCAAAATATCTTCTTTGTGACATTTTTTATCTTCCTTTATTTCACTATGCTTATTTTATTCATCTTAAAAATTATCGTGACTAATTTATCTAGCTGATTAGCGATTATCGATTATCGATTATCAGTCACTGCTTTTAATATAGTTAATGCATCCACAGTTTCTTGAACATCGTGAACACGAATTATATGAGCTCCTTGCTGAGCAGCAATAATGGCGGTGCTTATGCTGCCTGCAAGCCGTTGCTCAACATCTCGATTTAATAAATTACCAATCATCGACTTTCGTGATATCCCAGCTAATATGGGTAAATCGAGTACCGAAAACTTTGATAAATGCGCAAGTAAATGAAAATTTTGTTCAAGTGTTTTACCAAAGCCAAAACCTGGATCTAAAATTATTCGCTCTCGCGCAATACCCGCACTTATACATGCATCAATTCGTTGTTGAAAAAAAACTATAATCTCGGTAATAACATCATCATAGTTTGGGCTGTTCTGCATTGTTCTGGGTAAGCCTTGCATATGCATTAAA
The Colwellia sp. Arc7-D genome window above contains:
- the folP gene encoding dihydropteroate synthase, whose protein sequence is MGILNVTPDSFSDGGKFANFEPALAQVKRMITDGATIIDIGGESTRPGAAEVSEADELARVIPVLEAIKERFDVLVSIDTSKAKVMSAAIAAGADIINDVRALQNDGCLAAVANSNIPVCLMHMQGLPRTMQNSPNYDDVITEIIVFFQQRIDACISAGIARERIILDPGFGFGKTLEQNFHLLAHLSKFSVLDLPILAGISRKSMIGNLLNRDVEQRLAGSISTAIIAAQQGAHIIRVHDVQETVDALTILKAVTDNR